The genomic segment ACCGTGGCCATTCCCGCCCTGGCCGCGTACTTGTTCTTCCTGGGGCGCGTCGACCGGCTGGTGATCGAAATGGACAGCCTGGGCCAGGAGCTGGTTCACGAAATCTCGGCCGAGGCCATCGCCGAAAGCGAAAAGCCACGTACCTCGCGAGCGCGCCGCGAAGCCGCCTGACCGCCGCGCGTCGCACGCCACGCATCAAACATCAAGGCGCCGCTGCCATGCCACTGAAAACGCAACTCGACGAAATGCCCAGCTTGAACATGACGTCGATGATCGACATCGTGTTCCTGTTGATCATCTTCTTCATGGTCGGAACGAAATTCGCCCAAGAGGAACGCAAGATCGCGCTCGAAGTGCCGCGCGTCAGCGACCGTGGCGCGCTGACAAGTGCCCCGGATCAACGCGTCGTGAACGTCTATCGCGACGGCGAAATCATGCTCGACGGCAAAAGCATCTCCCTCGCCGAACTCACGGCCAAATTGACCGGCGCACGCAAGCAGTATGCCGACCTGGGCGTACTCGTACGCGGCGACGGCAGCGGCGAATTCCAGCGCGTGGCCGACGTTCTGAACGCCTGCAAGCAGGCGGGTATCGCGCAGCTCGCAATCTCGGTGAAAGTCGACGGGCGACGGAGATAGCCGGATGAGTGCGCTCGTGCAGCCGCTGCTCGATTTTCTCCTCAGCCCGCGCGTCGTCGTCGGGCTGGTGTGGAGCGGCGTCGCGGCAATCACCGTTGCCCTCGTGATCCTCATGCGCACGCGCTGGGGGCATGAACAGCCGCTAC from the Pirellulales bacterium genome contains:
- a CDS encoding biopolymer transporter ExbD; the encoded protein is MPLKTQLDEMPSLNMTSMIDIVFLLIIFFMVGTKFAQEERKIALEVPRVSDRGALTSAPDQRVVNVYRDGEIMLDGKSISLAELTAKLTGARKQYADLGVLVRGDGSGEFQRVADVLNACKQAGIAQLAISVKVDGRRR